Proteins from a genomic interval of Oceanimonas doudoroffii:
- the envC gene encoding murein hydrolase activator EnvC produces MGAQRLIVSILLSTGLMAGACAWANDSKDLKNVKGQIASQQQDIQAQQRELKALQQQLAEDEKAISALARKLNQTQNKLKDNERELARLEQEHQSLNQQADEQRHQLASQLRAAYQNGRHDYLKLLLNGQDSSDIDRLLHYYAHLNQARADALQQLAEIRRQLSDNRRRAEQGRTRLKELLAGQQQQQQSLQQRQHERNQTANKINAQLEQGNRRLANLQQAASHLEQQIKAAAERAERERRERERREQERLAAARNQAGPSGHTPVVAKTQGSFGGLAKGSLPWPLQGSLLHRFGAARTSQLSWKGLLIGAPAGREVSAVANGQVVYADWLNGFGMVMVIDHGKGYLSLYGHNQSLLLGPGDRVKAGQAIALSGESGGQDKPGLYFEIRYRGQAIDPLPWLRRG; encoded by the coding sequence ATGGGCGCACAAAGACTGATTGTTTCAATATTGCTGAGCACCGGCCTGATGGCCGGTGCTTGCGCATGGGCGAATGACAGCAAGGATCTGAAGAACGTAAAGGGTCAGATTGCCAGTCAGCAGCAAGACATTCAGGCCCAGCAACGGGAGCTGAAGGCGCTGCAGCAACAGCTGGCCGAGGACGAAAAGGCCATTTCAGCCCTGGCCCGAAAGCTGAACCAGACTCAAAACAAGCTGAAAGACAATGAGCGGGAGCTGGCCCGGCTCGAGCAGGAGCACCAGTCCCTCAACCAACAGGCCGACGAACAGCGCCACCAGCTGGCCTCCCAGCTGCGTGCCGCCTACCAGAACGGCCGTCACGACTACCTCAAACTGCTGCTCAACGGCCAGGACAGCAGCGACATTGACCGCCTGCTGCATTACTACGCCCACCTCAACCAGGCTCGGGCCGATGCCCTGCAACAACTGGCCGAGATTCGCCGCCAGCTGTCCGACAACCGCCGCCGGGCCGAACAGGGCCGCACTCGGCTCAAGGAGCTGCTGGCCGGCCAACAACAACAGCAGCAGTCATTGCAGCAGCGCCAGCACGAACGCAACCAGACCGCCAACAAGATCAATGCGCAACTGGAGCAGGGCAACCGCCGGCTGGCCAACCTGCAGCAGGCCGCCAGCCACCTGGAGCAGCAGATCAAGGCCGCCGCCGAGCGAGCCGAACGGGAGCGGCGTGAACGCGAACGTCGCGAGCAGGAACGCCTGGCCGCGGCCCGCAATCAGGCCGGGCCGTCGGGCCACACCCCGGTGGTGGCCAAGACTCAGGGGAGCTTTGGCGGACTTGCCAAGGGCAGCCTGCCCTGGCCGTTGCAAGGATCACTGCTGCATCGCTTTGGCGCCGCCCGCACCAGCCAGCTCAGCTGGAAGGGTCTGCTGATTGGCGCCCCCGCCGGCCGGGAAGTCAGCGCCGTGGCCAATGGTCAGGTGGTGTACGCCGACTGGCTCAACGGCTTTGGCATGGTGATGGTCATCGACCACGGCAAGGGCTACCTCAGCCTGTACGGCCATAACCAGTCACTGCTGCTGGGCCCGGGAGACAGGGTCAAGGCCGGTCAGGCCATAGCACTGAGCGGTGAAAGTGGTGGCCAGGACAAGCCGGGGCTCTACTTCGAGATCCGCTACCGGGGCCAGGCCATCGATCCCCTGCCCTGGCTACGCCGGGGCTGA
- a CDS encoding HNH endonuclease, whose protein sequence is MTTPKCALCNEEITEKNDTKEHLIPNAIGGKKKVKGFICGSCNNASGDNWESELAKQLNPLSLFFGISRERGEVPSQLFETTGGDKLKLNVDGSMDLEKPLYSESPLESGAGVRIQVRARSIPEAERMLQGVKRKYPQVDLNELLSNAKSESSYCPDMLSFNFSFGGHEAGRSIVKSALALAVSSGIPAEKCTEATHYLRNDKAEACFGYFYETDLIKNRPEGIPLHCVSIKGCSKTKQVIGYVEYFGVQRVVLCLAGSYEGEEISNTYAINPVAGEELDLVVDLNLSNSEIRAAYDYKKIPNGSIEAAFHEVIPAGMKASFEKEKDRVLNQAVMYAFENCGVKEGEILMPEHVNKLIGLMMEKIEPFILHQFTQSRRRK, encoded by the coding sequence ATGACCACTCCCAAATGTGCTCTTTGTAACGAAGAAATTACAGAAAAAAATGATACAAAAGAGCACCTTATCCCCAATGCAATTGGTGGAAAAAAGAAAGTTAAAGGGTTTATTTGTGGAAGTTGTAACAATGCGTCAGGAGATAATTGGGAATCGGAGTTGGCAAAGCAACTAAACCCCTTGAGTCTCTTTTTTGGGATTAGTCGTGAGCGTGGAGAAGTACCATCTCAACTGTTTGAAACTACAGGTGGAGATAAGCTAAAGCTCAATGTTGATGGAAGTATGGATTTAGAGAAGCCTCTATATTCTGAGAGCCCATTAGAGTCTGGGGCTGGCGTACGAATCCAAGTTAGAGCCCGTTCCATACCTGAAGCAGAGCGAATGCTTCAAGGTGTAAAAAGAAAATACCCTCAAGTTGACCTCAATGAACTGCTGAGTAATGCAAAATCAGAGTCATCTTATTGCCCAGATATGTTGAGTTTTAACTTTTCCTTTGGTGGCCATGAAGCAGGCCGTTCAATTGTAAAGTCAGCACTAGCTTTAGCCGTGTCTTCTGGTATTCCAGCAGAGAAATGTACTGAAGCAACACATTACTTAAGGAATGACAAAGCTGAAGCCTGTTTTGGCTATTTCTATGAAACTGATTTAATAAAAAACCGCCCCGAAGGTATTCCTCTTCATTGTGTCTCAATCAAAGGATGTAGCAAGACCAAGCAGGTAATTGGCTACGTAGAATATTTTGGTGTTCAACGAGTAGTTCTTTGCTTAGCTGGATCTTATGAAGGTGAAGAGATATCAAATACGTACGCTATAAATCCAGTTGCGGGTGAAGAGCTTGATCTGGTGGTAGATTTAAACCTCTCAAACTCTGAGATACGTGCGGCGTATGATTATAAAAAGATTCCGAATGGTTCTATCGAGGCTGCATTTCATGAAGTTATTCCAGCCGGCATGAAAGCTTCGTTTGAAAAAGAAAAAGACCGTGTTCTAAATCAAGCTGTAATGTATGCGTTTGAAAATTGTGGCGTGAAAGAAGGTGAAATTTTGATGCCAGAGCATGTAAACAAGCTGATAGGTCTTATGATGGAAAAAATAGAGCCGTTCATCCTTCATCAGTTTACACAGTCACGAAGGCGGAAATAG
- a CDS encoding DUF3800 domain-containing protein: MYIAIDDTYGPIISTGSKYVTGNRRTNVGVAFPDKDVFYIREQITNCIGFIKSEFSIEPNEFHFVDIYNRKGPWGRLPDKANLAIFSAFAEIYGQHKWKVFIQTIDDRTLRDHDIKKIKGRISQFILEKPSDLSLLWLLIKIKIFYSNTPENLNVFIDEGLGKPNSIVGNEIFHNFPNNYEGKFQSSHEEPLLQVADFLAFVINRSTHLYMKQNRTEIDNWFLWLFNNMDINSVDLSKTNMTGKLSEITVSDFDGLHENDRSRKGLQSS; encoded by the coding sequence ATGTATATTGCTATTGACGACACATATGGCCCAATAATTTCAACTGGTTCCAAATATGTTACTGGAAATAGAAGGACAAACGTTGGTGTAGCTTTCCCCGATAAGGATGTTTTTTATATTCGTGAGCAAATTACGAATTGTATTGGATTCATTAAAAGTGAGTTTTCTATTGAACCTAACGAATTTCATTTCGTGGATATTTATAATAGGAAAGGCCCATGGGGAAGATTGCCTGACAAAGCAAACTTAGCCATATTTTCGGCTTTTGCCGAAATATATGGCCAACATAAATGGAAAGTTTTTATTCAAACCATAGATGATAGAACGCTCAGAGATCACGATATAAAAAAGATTAAGGGGAGAATTAGTCAGTTCATTTTGGAAAAGCCATCTGACCTTTCACTTCTTTGGTTATTAATTAAAATAAAAATATTCTACTCAAATACTCCTGAAAATTTAAATGTCTTCATTGATGAAGGTTTAGGTAAGCCAAATTCTATTGTAGGAAATGAAATTTTTCATAACTTCCCAAATAATTACGAAGGTAAATTTCAGTCATCTCATGAAGAGCCTTTGTTGCAAGTAGCCGACTTTTTGGCTTTTGTGATCAATAGATCTACACATCTTTATATGAAACAGAATAGAACGGAAATAGATAATTGGTTTTTGTGGTTGTTTAACAATATGGATATAAATAGCGTTGATTTGTCAAAAACTAATATGACTGGAAAGTTATCCGAAATTACTGTTTCAGATTTCGATGGGCTTCATGAGAATGACCGCTCTAGAAAAGGGTTACAATCCTCCTAA
- a CDS encoding helix-turn-helix domain-containing protein, translating into MSELAEAVGLKIRHQRKIFGVSQETLAHLAKVDRSYVGRVERGEVNLTIDMLYKLAQVLECDPKGLLP; encoded by the coding sequence ATGAGTGAGTTAGCTGAAGCAGTAGGGCTGAAAATTCGTCATCAACGCAAGATTTTTGGAGTATCTCAAGAGACACTGGCTCACTTGGCCAAGGTTGACAGGAGTTACGTTGGCAGGGTCGAGCGTGGCGAAGTGAACTTGACAATAGATATGCTTTATAAGCTCGCACAGGTTCTTGAATGTGATCCTAAAGGGCTGCTGCCATAG
- a CDS encoding YkgJ family cysteine cluster protein, whose product MSERLGRGCGACCIAPSISSPIPGMPNGKPAGIRCVQLDENNLCKLFGLSNRPAVCGNFKSDTMICSSGPEAALKVLTDLEAHTS is encoded by the coding sequence ATTTCTGAAAGGTTAGGCAGAGGTTGTGGTGCTTGTTGTATTGCGCCTTCGATATCATCTCCTATCCCAGGAATGCCAAATGGTAAGCCTGCTGGTATAAGGTGTGTGCAACTCGATGAAAACAACCTATGTAAGCTATTCGGGTTGTCAAACAGACCTGCGGTTTGTGGTAATTTTAAGAGTGACACGATGATATGCAGCTCTGGACCTGAGGCTGCTTTAAAAGTGCTGACAGACTTAGAGGCTCATACTTCGTAG
- a CDS encoding tyrosine-type recombinase/integrase: MTVDILVNVPIRLGVAETLGPYDERLVMKGNYRSFHVPILIGDFSPKLRRLINLYVIRKASDGRKDLTPTVKAFKVWVRWLIDYNINPFSSYEFKYDSPTYGFRQYLIERVSSETLSSSTANAYILVIKDFYDMLDYEGIVNSENYYKSKLSIVDGYRKVQSSDLAIRVVKAGGKSLKPLNEKTQAKLLSLMENQSEEFKLILKLMLTCGLRLSEVITLPESIFREELFQGESVIRGLKIGPSVNVETKFSKEREIFFTSNLLEQVLDYKNSKRYSLRKLKRESRNPLGAKSSRLFISKTGRDFSKQAFYSAWFRLKKEYERKYCDIFPHKPHDLRATFANNLIKFAMNIEPGNQEVCISVTKYFMGHVDEKTTLKYVSFFHQEGFANCIAQVMDEFFSTALKDEL, encoded by the coding sequence ATGACTGTAGACATACTAGTAAATGTGCCTATTAGGCTGGGGGTAGCAGAAACCCTAGGCCCATATGATGAACGCCTTGTCATGAAGGGAAATTATAGGAGCTTTCATGTTCCAATCTTGATCGGTGACTTTAGTCCTAAGTTGAGAAGGTTAATCAACTTATATGTTATAAGAAAAGCTTCAGATGGTAGGAAAGATCTTACGCCGACAGTTAAAGCATTTAAAGTATGGGTGAGATGGTTAATAGATTACAATATTAATCCATTCTCCTCTTATGAATTTAAATATGACAGTCCCACCTATGGTTTTCGACAATATCTAATCGAAAGAGTTAGCAGTGAAACATTGAGCAGCAGTACAGCCAATGCTTATATATTGGTGATAAAAGACTTCTACGATATGTTAGATTATGAAGGTATTGTTAACTCTGAAAACTATTACAAATCTAAGTTGAGTATTGTTGATGGATATCGGAAAGTTCAAAGTTCTGACTTGGCAATAAGAGTTGTAAAAGCGGGAGGGAAGTCACTTAAGCCATTGAATGAGAAAACTCAGGCGAAATTGTTAAGTTTAATGGAAAACCAAAGTGAAGAATTCAAATTAATATTGAAACTAATGTTGACCTGCGGTTTGAGACTTTCAGAGGTAATTACACTTCCAGAAAGTATTTTTAGAGAGGAACTCTTTCAAGGAGAAAGTGTGATAAGAGGGCTAAAAATAGGTCCTAGTGTAAATGTGGAGACGAAGTTTTCAAAAGAAAGAGAGATTTTTTTTACATCTAACCTTCTTGAACAGGTTCTAGATTACAAGAATTCTAAAAGATATTCCCTAAGGAAACTTAAAAGAGAGAGTCGTAACCCACTTGGCGCTAAAAGTAGCCGTCTCTTTATTTCTAAAACTGGAAGAGATTTTTCAAAGCAGGCGTTCTACAGCGCGTGGTTTAGGCTTAAGAAAGAATACGAAAGAAAATATTGCGATATTTTCCCACACAAGCCTCATGATCTAAGAGCTACTTTCGCAAATAATCTAATAAAGTTTGCGATGAATATTGAACCAGGAAATCAAGAGGTATGTATTAGTGTTACCAAATATTTTATGGGGCATGTAGATGAAAAGACAACATTGAAGTACGTTAGTTTTTTTCATCAGGAAGGGTTCGCAAATTGTATTGCTCAAGTGATGGATGAGTTTTTCTCAACAGCGCTAAAGGATGAACTATGA
- a CDS encoding gamma-glutamylcyclotransferase encodes MSFDTRAHNRAMTHFDEHDSFWLFGYGSLIWKADFPFVERRPAWIDGWARRFWQGSHDHRGTPAQPGRVATLVRAPKVRCHGMAYRIEPAVLAQLDLREKNGYLRERVAVQFDSGQAEDGLIYLATEHNAAFLGDAPPAEMAAQIAHAHGPSGSNRDYLLNLAEALARQGVHDDHVAGLVALLPPVEGEG; translated from the coding sequence ATGAGTTTCGACACCCGGGCGCACAATCGCGCCATGACCCATTTCGATGAGCATGACAGCTTCTGGCTGTTTGGCTACGGCTCCCTTATCTGGAAGGCGGACTTTCCCTTTGTGGAACGCCGTCCGGCCTGGATTGACGGCTGGGCGCGCCGGTTCTGGCAGGGCTCCCACGATCATCGCGGCACGCCGGCGCAGCCGGGCCGGGTAGCCACCCTGGTTCGTGCGCCTAAGGTCCGCTGCCACGGCATGGCCTACCGTATTGAGCCGGCGGTACTGGCACAGCTCGATTTGCGGGAAAAGAATGGCTACCTGCGGGAGCGGGTGGCGGTGCAATTTGACAGCGGCCAGGCCGAAGATGGCCTGATTTACCTCGCCACCGAGCACAACGCCGCCTTTCTGGGGGACGCGCCGCCGGCGGAAATGGCGGCGCAGATCGCCCATGCCCATGGCCCCAGCGGCAGCAACCGGGACTATCTGCTCAACCTGGCCGAAGCGCTGGCCCGCCAGGGCGTGCATGACGACCATGTGGCCGGGCTGGTGGCGCTGTTGCCACCGGTTGAAGGAGAAGGCTGA
- a CDS encoding acetyl-CoA sensor PanZ family protein → MRLTVHHLTQLPEQHRAHAELILQGKPLPENQPFLLATFNDRAVALAWHQDERIGFFAVRDITRRRGVGSELLRQLKADAQAHGLTRLELSLAGLPAEDATALTAFFSVCGFRQKDGVLSSLL, encoded by the coding sequence ATGCGCCTCACCGTACATCACCTGACTCAACTGCCCGAGCAACACAGGGCTCACGCGGAACTTATTCTGCAAGGCAAGCCCCTGCCCGAGAATCAGCCCTTTTTGCTGGCCACCTTTAACGACCGCGCCGTGGCCCTGGCCTGGCACCAGGACGAGCGCATCGGCTTTTTCGCGGTGCGGGACATTACTCGGCGTCGAGGCGTAGGCAGCGAGCTGCTGCGCCAGCTGAAGGCGGACGCCCAGGCTCACGGCCTCACTCGGCTGGAACTGAGCCTCGCCGGCCTGCCCGCCGAAGACGCCACGGCGCTGACGGCCTTTTTCAGCGTCTGCGGCTTTCGGCAAAAAGACGGAGTGCTAAGCTCTTTGCTGTAG